A part of Candidatus Saccharibacteria bacterium genomic DNA contains:
- a CDS encoding 30S ribosomal protein S20, translating into MPIIKSAIKRMKQTAKRRERNVSIKRDIKSAVKAFTAKPSSETLSAAQSEIDTAVKKKLLNKATAARRKAGLAKTAKQAGVKLAAKKKVVAKPAAVKKPAAKPVATKKAPVKKPVAKK; encoded by the coding sequence ATGCCAATCATCAAATCAGCCATAAAACGCATGAAACAGACTGCAAAGCGCCGAGAGCGCAATGTTAGCATAAAGCGTGACATCAAATCTGCAGTTAAAGCATTCACCGCAAAGCCAAGCAGCGAAACGCTGAGTGCTGCTCAGAGCGAAATCGACACTGCGGTAAAGAAAAAACTACTTAACAAGGCAACGGCTGCACGCCGCAAGGCCGGCCTCGCCAAAACTGCCAAACAAGCAGGTGTAAAACTCGCCGCTAAGAAAAAGGTTGTAGCAAAACCAGCCGCTGTCAAAAAGCCAGCTGCCAAGCCTGTCGCAACCAAAAAAGCTCCTGTAAAAAAGCCTGTAGCCAAAAAATAA
- the mutM gene encoding bifunctional DNA-formamidopyrimidine glycosylase/DNA-(apurinic or apyrimidinic site) lyase yields MPELPEVETVRRGLEGLIVGLKITRAHCIDSPKSFPNNPTDVREFLYGARVVAIRRRAKVLLIELGSGYTLVIHLKMTGQLVYRGEQVFGAGHPNDSLVGELPDRSTRVDITFDDGSHLYFNDQRKFGWMKLHPTLEVPNIDFMQRVGPEPLEEAFTSNEFIPRVCRRSNTTIKAAILDQTVLAGVGNIYADESLWGAKIHPATRVRELTDEQLALLLHEIKYVMNLSIEKGGSTDRNYVNAEGKRGSYIDFARVFRREGQACPRCAVTIEKLRVAGRGTHVCSACQVVQ; encoded by the coding sequence GTGCCTGAACTACCAGAGGTTGAAACCGTCCGTCGGGGCCTAGAAGGGCTTATTGTCGGCCTTAAAATTACTCGTGCACACTGCATCGACTCACCCAAGAGTTTTCCCAATAATCCCACAGATGTCAGAGAGTTTCTTTATGGTGCGCGGGTCGTGGCAATCCGCCGTCGCGCGAAAGTATTGCTGATTGAGCTAGGTAGCGGCTATACACTAGTGATACACCTCAAAATGACTGGACAATTAGTATATCGCGGTGAGCAAGTTTTTGGTGCAGGGCATCCAAACGATTCACTTGTTGGCGAGCTTCCAGATCGGAGTACGCGTGTCGACATTACGTTTGATGACGGTTCACACCTCTACTTCAATGATCAGCGTAAATTTGGTTGGATGAAATTGCACCCTACCTTGGAGGTGCCGAATATTGATTTTATGCAGCGGGTTGGGCCGGAACCACTCGAAGAAGCGTTTACGAGCAACGAGTTTATTCCACGTGTCTGCCGTCGCAGCAACACGACAATCAAAGCTGCTATCCTCGACCAGACGGTGCTAGCAGGAGTTGGCAATATCTACGCCGACGAGTCACTGTGGGGCGCAAAAATCCATCCAGCCACGCGAGTACGTGAGCTAACCGATGAGCAATTGGCGCTGCTACTTCATGAGATCAAGTACGTTATGAATCTCAGTATCGAAAAAGGTGGCAGCACCGATCGCAACTATGTGAATGCTGAGGGCAAGCGAGGGAGCTATATCGACTTTGCCCGCGTATTTCGCCGTGAAGGCCAAGCATGTCCACGCTGTGCGGTGACGATTGAAAAGCTGCGCGTAGCTGGGCGTGGCACGCACGTCTGCTCAGCATGTCAAGTGGTACAATAG